A window from Sebastes fasciatus isolate fSebFas1 chromosome 22, fSebFas1.pri, whole genome shotgun sequence encodes these proteins:
- the LOC141761233 gene encoding Fc receptor-like protein 5 yields the protein MEVTALCIRLMVEVLVLLVVNHGYSAQKTAFPRVRPDRLQFFEYETVRVDCEEFGGLTEWRVMTKLHESPSNSYWNSSAASCTIHPVFERHSGEFWCEDEGGNTSAAVNITVTAGSVILEVPARPVVEGYDVTLHCRKNKTQSKHIADFYKDGSRLGTRYEKNLMIQNVSKSDEGFYKCSISGAGDSPQSWLAVNH from the exons ATGGAGGTCACAGCTCTCTGCATCAGACTGA TGGTGGAGGTGTTGGTCCTGCTGGTTGTTAACCACGGTTACTCTGCTCAGAAAACTG cTTTTCCTCGTGTTCGTCCAGACAgactgcagttttttgaataTGAGACCGTCCGTGTGGACTGTGAAGAGTTCGGTGGATTGACTGAGTGGAGAGTGATGACGAAGCTCCACGAAAGTCCATCAAACTCTTACTGGAACTCCTCAGCAGCATCCTGCACCATTCATCCCGTCTTTGAGAGACACAGTGGGGAGTTCTGGTGTGAAGATGAAGGAGGCAACACAAGTGCTGCTGTCAACATCACCGTCACTG CTGGTTCTGTGATCCTGGAAGTTCCCGCCCGTCCCGTGGTGGAGGGATACGACGTGACTCTTCACTGTAGAAAGAATAAAACTCAGTCAAAACACATTGCTGATTTCTACAAAGATGGTTCCCGCCTGGGGACCCGGTATGAAAAGAACTTGATGATCCAAAATGTTTCCAAGTCTGATGAAGGATTCTACAAGTGCAGCATCTCTGGAGCCGGAGACTCACCACAGAGCTGGCTGGCT gtGAACCACTGA
- the LOC141761234 gene encoding Fc receptor-like protein 5, which yields MIGTGTFKGHRSEQSCFAASGLESSSSPPQVTRVVEVLVLLVVNHGYLAQKTAFPRVHPDRLQFFEYETVRVDCEEFGGLTEWRVMTKLHESPSNSYWNSSAASCTIHPTFERHSGEFWCENEGGNTSAAVNIAVTAGSVILEVPARPVVEGYDVTLHCRKNKTQSKHIADFYKDGSRLGTRYEDNLMIQNVSKSDEGFYKCSISGAGDSPQSWLAVSKLDNAADEDTDRPHGLSPDPPSLLWVGVGVLVVALLLLVMGLPLCRKHRVSVCLSSGKQTSHSPGDHTGEPLRRDSMLLSTVAVYRRVNTSSRVLIYKV from the exons ATGATTGGTACTGGAACCTTCaagg gccatagatcagagcagagctgctttgcAGCTTCTGgtctggagagcagcagctcacctccacAGGTCACGAGAG TGGTGGAGGTGTTGGTCCTGCTGGTTGTTAATCACGGTTACTTGGCTCAGAAAACTG cTTTTCCTCGTGTTCATCCAGACAgactgcagttttttgaataTGAGACCGTCCGTGTGGACTGTGAAGAGTTCGGTGGATTGACTGAGTGGAGAGTGATGACGAAGCTCCACGAAAGTCCATCAAACTCTTACTGGAACTCCTCAGCAGCATCCTGCACCATTCATCCCACCTTTGAGAGACACAGTGGGGAGTTCTGGTGTGAAAATGAAGGAGGCAACACAAGTGCTGCTGTCAACATCGCCGTCACTG CTGGTTCTGTGATCCTGGAAGTTCCCGCCCGTCCCGTGGTGGAGGGATACGACGTGACTCTTCACTGTAGAAAGAATAAAACTCAGTCAAAACACATTGCTGATTTCTACAAAGATGGTTCCCGCCTCGGGACCCGGTATGAAGACAACTTGATGATCCAAAATGTTTCCAAGTCTGATGAAGGATTCTACAAGTGCAGCATCTCTGGAGCCGGAGACTCACCACAGAGCTGGCTGGCTGTTTCAAAACTAGATAATG CAGCCGACGAAGACACTGATCGTCCCCATGGTCTCTCTCCTGATCCCCCCTCCCTGCTGTGGGTTGGTGTCGGTGTTTTAGTGGTGgctctgctgctgttggtgATGGGACTACCTCTCTGTAGGAAACACAGAG TATCGGTCTGTTTGTCGTCCGGGAAACAAACATCTCACTCACCCGGAGatcacacag gtGAACCACTGAGGAGGGACTCCATGTTGCTGTCTACTGTCGCTGTATACAGACGTGTTAACACATCAAGCCGTGTGTTGATTTACAAAGTCTGA